The following are from one region of the Bradyrhizobium septentrionale genome:
- a CDS encoding glycosyltransferase family 4 protein yields the protein MKVLLANKFLFNNGGAEAVLLQERAFLMSSGADVIDFAMRHDRNIESPYAAHFVSLQEYRSGGYLAKVKSALSLIHSREAVSKLASLIEATRPDLMHCHNIYHQLTPSIVGVAKSRGIPVVLTLHDSKPVCPVHTRMREDRLCSSCLAGDFHHVLTHRCADGSIAQSATLYMEAVIQRWFGNYEKVDRFLAPSQFMRESVLPRFAADRVQLLYNGVDVTSISASDRDKGYVLYCGRLAPGKGAETLLRAHEAANCRWPLVIAGSGPLADDLKSRFTRNVRFAGQLSGETLKATIAEASVVVVPSEWCENCPMSVLEAMAYGKAVIATRIGGIPELVDDRVTGLLFEPGNADELRNHVDCLMSDAARRARMGAAGRARVETEFSLEKHNADLMAVYRSLVSERHASQ from the coding sequence ATGAAAGTACTGCTCGCCAACAAGTTTCTGTTCAACAACGGTGGCGCGGAGGCCGTGTTGCTTCAGGAAAGAGCGTTTCTGATGAGCAGCGGAGCCGACGTCATCGACTTCGCCATGCGGCACGACCGAAACATCGAGTCACCCTACGCAGCACATTTCGTGTCTCTCCAGGAATACCGGAGCGGCGGCTATCTCGCCAAGGTAAAGAGCGCACTCTCCTTGATTCACTCGCGTGAGGCCGTCAGCAAACTCGCCTCCTTGATCGAGGCGACGCGGCCGGACTTGATGCATTGCCACAACATCTATCATCAGCTGACCCCGTCGATTGTCGGCGTCGCCAAGTCGCGCGGGATTCCGGTTGTACTGACGCTGCACGATTCGAAGCCGGTGTGTCCGGTGCATACACGCATGCGAGAGGACCGATTGTGTTCGTCGTGTCTCGCAGGAGATTTCCATCACGTGCTGACGCACCGCTGTGCTGACGGATCGATCGCACAAAGCGCAACGCTTTACATGGAAGCGGTCATTCAGCGCTGGTTCGGCAACTACGAGAAGGTGGACCGCTTCCTCGCACCGAGCCAGTTCATGCGGGAGTCGGTGTTGCCTCGGTTCGCCGCGGACCGGGTGCAGCTGCTCTACAACGGCGTCGATGTCACCAGCATTTCGGCGAGCGATCGGGACAAGGGATACGTGCTCTATTGCGGTCGGCTCGCGCCGGGAAAGGGTGCAGAGACACTGCTGCGCGCCCATGAAGCAGCGAACTGCCGGTGGCCTCTCGTCATCGCAGGCTCGGGCCCGCTGGCGGATGACCTGAAGTCGCGATTTACCCGGAATGTGCGCTTTGCGGGCCAGCTGTCCGGGGAGACATTGAAGGCGACGATCGCCGAAGCTTCGGTGGTGGTTGTCCCTTCGGAGTGGTGCGAGAACTGCCCGATGTCGGTGCTGGAAGCGATGGCCTATGGCAAGGCGGTCATAGCGACCCGCATCGGTGGCATTCCGGAGCTCGTCGACGATCGCGTGACGGGGCTTTTGTTTGAGCCCGGCAATGCGGACGAGCTGCGAAACCATGTCGATTGCCTTATGAGCGACGCCGCGCGCCGTGCGCGCATGGGGGCTGCAGGAAGGGCCCGCGTCGAAACGGAGTTCTCTCTCGAGAAGCATAACGCCGATCTGATGGCCGTCTATCGATCACTGGTGAGCGAGCGGCATGCATCGCAGTGA
- a CDS encoding radical SAM protein, giving the protein MDLTVISTFRCNSRCQMCYIWKNPTDPKEEVTLETLAKLPTGFDNLNISGGEPTLRKDLAEMVDLLHPKARIIEISSNGLHPERLLPIIKKHPKIKVRFSLEGDAVTSDSIRGEKDGYATKVAGLRMLQEAGGQDLGFALVIQDENVAQLVRTYELARSMGFELATSTLHNAWQFYKNDNYFYERVAVARQVEGLITAMLKSNKPKNWFRAYLNLGLIEKILGHPRLIRCSAGTDFAFIDPWSDVWACNVRSDLPLGNLARQSWSEIIASDTARNSVAKVHACQQNCWMVTTARTAMRSTLVPQAPKMGPLLWVLKNKLKAELGRPICFDQYIDYSNVAPTPRVERTSFLNEKQKARLVRGRETVDARYPLKDFMNN; this is encoded by the coding sequence ATGGATCTCACCGTAATCTCCACGTTTCGGTGCAACTCGAGATGCCAGATGTGTTACATCTGGAAGAATCCGACCGATCCAAAGGAAGAGGTCACGCTCGAGACGCTCGCGAAACTTCCGACGGGGTTCGATAATCTCAATATCTCCGGCGGCGAGCCGACTCTGCGGAAGGATCTTGCCGAGATGGTGGACCTGCTCCACCCTAAGGCCCGGATCATAGAGATCAGCTCGAACGGACTGCATCCCGAGCGTCTCCTGCCCATCATTAAGAAGCACCCGAAGATCAAGGTTCGTTTCAGCCTTGAGGGTGACGCGGTTACCAGCGACTCCATACGCGGCGAAAAGGACGGCTATGCCACGAAGGTAGCCGGGCTTCGCATGCTGCAGGAGGCGGGCGGGCAAGACCTGGGATTCGCCCTCGTCATCCAGGACGAGAATGTGGCCCAGCTGGTGCGAACCTATGAACTGGCGCGTTCAATGGGGTTCGAGCTTGCAACCTCGACGCTGCACAACGCGTGGCAATTCTACAAGAACGACAACTATTTCTACGAGCGCGTCGCGGTGGCCCGGCAGGTGGAAGGGCTTATCACTGCGATGCTCAAGAGCAACAAGCCGAAGAACTGGTTTCGCGCCTATCTGAATTTGGGCTTGATTGAAAAGATCCTCGGCCACCCGCGGTTGATACGCTGCAGCGCGGGGACGGATTTCGCATTCATCGATCCCTGGTCCGATGTGTGGGCCTGCAATGTGCGATCGGACTTGCCGCTGGGCAACCTGGCGCGGCAGTCCTGGAGTGAGATCATCGCAAGTGACACGGCCCGGAACTCGGTCGCCAAGGTTCACGCTTGCCAACAAAACTGCTGGATGGTGACGACCGCGCGCACGGCAATGCGCTCAACGCTGGTTCCGCAGGCACCGAAGATGGGGCCGCTGCTCTGGGTGCTGAAGAACAAGCTGAAGGCCGAGCTCGGCCGGCCGATCTGTTTCGATCAGTACATTGATTATTCCAACGTCGCCCCTACTCCGCGCGTCGAGCGAACGTCATTCCTCAACGAAAAGCAAAAGGCACGACTGGTGCGCGGGAGAGAGACGGTCGACGCGCGATATCCGCTCAAGGACTTTATGAATAATTAA
- a CDS encoding glycosyltransferase family 4 protein — MSADHLALRVIMLGLRGFPNVQGGVEVHAEHLCPHLKELGCDVEVIVRSSYMPPDRGDEWQGVRYQRVWCPKTSGLETIVHSFLGVLVAAWQRPDVLHIQAIGPALMAPLARLLGLHVVVTHHGPDYEREKWGRLARMALRAGEAWGMRFSDGRIVISQTIRKLVREKYGLNSDLIPNGVTLPDVPTSTSALEKLGLTPGRYVLMVGRLVPEKRHPDLIQAFADARLAGWKLVFVGTSDHPDAYTELLAARAGATAGVIMAGFQCGLTLRELYAHAGIFVLPSSHEGLPIALLEALSFGLPVVASDIPAHLEIGLNDAHYFHVGDVSALADRLASFAHSPWPLELREKTRSWLAQREDWRSIAERTLGCYRKAIEPRRGGPHVRPRTVPPSAA, encoded by the coding sequence GTGAGTGCAGATCATCTGGCACTGCGGGTGATCATGCTTGGCTTGCGTGGATTTCCCAACGTGCAGGGAGGAGTGGAAGTTCACGCAGAGCATTTGTGTCCCCATCTCAAGGAGCTGGGATGTGATGTCGAGGTGATCGTCCGCTCCTCGTATATGCCGCCTGACCGCGGTGACGAGTGGCAGGGCGTACGCTACCAGCGGGTATGGTGCCCGAAAACCTCGGGTCTTGAGACAATCGTCCATTCGTTTCTCGGAGTGCTTGTCGCCGCATGGCAGCGGCCGGACGTTTTGCACATCCAGGCTATCGGACCGGCCTTGATGGCGCCACTGGCGCGGTTGCTGGGACTGCATGTTGTCGTGACGCACCACGGACCGGATTACGAACGGGAGAAGTGGGGCCGATTGGCCAGAATGGCCCTGCGCGCCGGCGAGGCCTGGGGGATGCGATTTTCCGACGGCCGCATCGTGATCTCCCAGACCATCCGGAAGCTGGTGCGGGAAAAGTACGGCCTGAATTCGGACCTTATTCCAAACGGCGTCACCTTGCCTGACGTGCCGACGAGCACTTCGGCGCTGGAGAAACTTGGGCTCACGCCGGGACGATATGTGTTGATGGTGGGCCGGCTGGTGCCGGAGAAACGGCACCCGGACCTGATTCAGGCCTTTGCCGATGCCAGGCTCGCCGGATGGAAGCTCGTGTTCGTCGGGACTTCCGACCATCCAGACGCCTATACCGAATTGCTTGCGGCGCGCGCTGGGGCAACCGCCGGGGTGATCATGGCGGGCTTCCAGTGCGGCCTCACACTGCGAGAGTTATACGCGCACGCTGGCATTTTCGTTTTGCCATCCTCGCACGAAGGCTTGCCGATCGCGCTGCTGGAAGCTCTGAGCTTCGGCTTGCCCGTGGTGGCCAGTGACATTCCTGCTCACCTGGAGATCGGATTGAATGACGCGCACTATTTCCATGTGGGAGATGTATCAGCGCTCGCGGATCGTCTGGCATCGTTTGCACACAGTCCGTGGCCGTTGGAGCTCCGCGAGAAGACGCGCAGCTGGTTGGCCCAACGGGAAGACTGGCGCTCTATCGCCGAGCGAACCCTCGGATGCTATCGCAAAGCAATCGAGCCTCGTCGAGGCGGTCCTCATGTGCGGCCTCGGACGGTGCCGCCCAGCGCCGCCTAG
- a CDS encoding O-antigen ligase family protein, whose product MSALLLYFLIYTFFRSISNGVDRLSGTSFSMILSITVLGIGAVAIWQMRDVRIHRRIFTLLICLSIFIAACGLSFIVSAGAGKIIDQYSAWYEIFRYLQLIMFVALLSSLYRHPRFCLNVHRVYMSLLFIISAVGLGQYLTGHAELVTQYDKFKRVVGLSSHPVPYSLEIVLTFFVCELSRRKLRLPIQHFHIAVYVLFLVALVLSASRTGVALLGVTLSVYFFVQRPALLPVFAAAFAILIWISPFGELFSELNTVPDYIMRGEYAVWDWRTAPTSVHWRIHHWYYLSTLGLERAWTGYGPGQVGFYSPFLLLAHSQFVEIFFESGVVGLITFAVFWFSLPLAAMSDRQRLVSSFGKRSAEIGILHLWLAMFAGVTLVATFDASFDRETVAFSHLIVSMFVVLAQPEAVTERDPRSRYSHISMTAGSRIEASASRETI is encoded by the coding sequence ATGAGCGCACTCCTGCTATATTTCCTCATCTATACGTTCTTCCGATCGATCTCTAACGGCGTCGATCGTTTGTCCGGGACGAGCTTTTCCATGATCCTGTCGATCACCGTCCTCGGGATCGGTGCTGTGGCGATCTGGCAAATGCGGGACGTCAGGATACACAGACGAATTTTCACACTGCTGATCTGCTTGTCCATCTTTATTGCCGCTTGCGGACTGTCATTTATCGTCAGCGCTGGAGCCGGCAAGATAATCGACCAATATTCCGCCTGGTACGAGATCTTCAGGTACCTGCAACTGATCATGTTCGTGGCATTGCTTTCGTCCCTCTACCGACATCCACGTTTTTGCCTCAACGTCCATCGCGTTTATATGTCGCTGCTGTTCATCATTTCCGCCGTCGGACTAGGTCAATACCTGACCGGTCATGCAGAGCTTGTCACCCAATACGACAAGTTTAAGCGGGTGGTGGGTCTTTCTTCGCATCCAGTGCCCTACAGCCTGGAGATCGTATTGACCTTTTTCGTTTGCGAGCTGTCGCGCCGGAAATTGCGACTGCCCATTCAGCACTTTCACATTGCGGTGTACGTTCTGTTTCTTGTTGCCCTGGTCCTTTCTGCTTCAAGGACCGGTGTCGCGCTGCTCGGGGTGACCCTCAGCGTATACTTTTTTGTCCAGCGGCCTGCCCTCCTTCCGGTGTTCGCGGCAGCATTCGCGATCCTTATATGGATATCTCCGTTTGGAGAGTTGTTTTCGGAGCTGAACACCGTTCCGGACTACATCATGAGAGGCGAATATGCGGTGTGGGACTGGCGCACCGCGCCGACCTCTGTCCATTGGCGCATTCACCACTGGTACTATCTGTCCACACTTGGATTGGAACGAGCGTGGACCGGATATGGCCCCGGTCAAGTAGGGTTCTATAGCCCGTTTCTTCTTTTGGCGCATAGTCAGTTCGTGGAAATATTCTTCGAGTCGGGCGTGGTCGGCCTGATCACCTTTGCCGTGTTTTGGTTCAGTCTTCCGCTGGCCGCGATGTCGGACCGGCAGCGGCTCGTTTCCTCATTTGGAAAACGGTCAGCAGAAATTGGAATCCTGCACTTGTGGCTTGCGATGTTTGCCGGCGTGACGCTGGTTGCAACGTTCGATGCGAGCTTCGACAGGGAAACGGTGGCGTTTTCGCACTTGATCGTCAGCATGTTTGTGGTGCTGGCTCAACCTGAAGCCGTCACCGAACGTGACCCAAGATCGCGCTACTCGCACATCTCGATGACTGCTGGTTCGCGGATTGAAGCATCGGCGAGCCGAGAAACTATCTGA